In one Pseudomonas sp. SCA2728.1_7 genomic region, the following are encoded:
- a CDS encoding helicase HerA-like domain-containing protein: MPDSSQLVIGADLAGQQIAQAMRLANRHGLVAGATGTGKTVTLQRLAEAFSDAGVAVFAADIKGDLCGLGAAGNPQGKVAERIAGMPWLNYTAQAYPVTLWDIHGESGHPLRTTLSEMGPLLIGSLLELTDSQQSALYAAFKVADREGLLLLDLKDLKALLNHLKENPQLLGEDAALMTTGSSQALLRRLAILEQQGAEALFGEPALQLEDILQPSADGRGRIHLLDASRLVHEAPKVYATFLLWLLAELFEQLPERGDADKPLLALFFDEAHLLFGDTPKALQERLEQVVRLIRSKGVGVYFVTQSPADLPDDVLAQLGLRIQHGLRAFTAKEQKSLRAVADGFRPNPAFDSLSVLTELGIGEALVGTLTEKGTPEMVQRVLVAPPQSRIGPLTETERTVLIAGSPFKGRYDKPIDRESAYEILMGRKGLAPEAEATAGKPAPEEPSLADRAGEFLGTAAGQALKSAMRQAANNLGKQLVRGLMGSLLGGSKRR, from the coding sequence ATGCCTGACTCCTCGCAACTCGTAATCGGCGCTGATCTCGCGGGCCAGCAGATTGCTCAGGCCATGCGCCTGGCGAACCGCCACGGACTGGTCGCCGGCGCCACCGGTACCGGTAAAACCGTTACTTTGCAGCGTTTGGCCGAGGCGTTCAGCGACGCCGGGGTCGCGGTGTTTGCCGCGGACATCAAGGGCGATCTGTGTGGCCTCGGTGCGGCCGGCAACCCGCAGGGCAAGGTTGCCGAGCGTATCGCCGGGATGCCGTGGCTCAACTACACGGCGCAGGCTTATCCGGTGACACTGTGGGATATCCACGGTGAGTCCGGTCATCCATTGCGCACCACGTTGAGCGAAATGGGCCCGTTGCTGATCGGCAGCCTGCTGGAACTGACCGACAGTCAGCAGTCGGCGCTCTACGCAGCCTTTAAGGTTGCCGATCGCGAGGGCCTGTTGCTGCTGGATCTGAAAGATCTGAAGGCGCTGCTCAATCATCTCAAGGAAAACCCGCAACTGCTGGGCGAAGACGCGGCGCTGATGACCACTGGCTCGAGTCAGGCGCTGCTACGCCGTCTGGCGATCCTCGAGCAGCAGGGCGCCGAAGCCTTGTTCGGCGAACCGGCACTGCAACTCGAAGACATTCTGCAACCGAGCGCCGATGGCCGTGGGCGCATTCACTTGCTCGACGCGAGTCGTCTGGTACACGAGGCGCCGAAGGTCTACGCGACGTTCTTGTTGTGGCTGCTGGCTGAGCTGTTCGAGCAGTTGCCGGAGCGCGGCGATGCCGACAAACCGCTGCTGGCGCTGTTTTTCGATGAGGCGCATTTGCTCTTTGGCGATACACCCAAGGCACTGCAGGAGCGGCTGGAACAAGTGGTGCGCTTGATCCGTTCCAAAGGGGTTGGCGTGTACTTCGTCACGCAGTCGCCGGCGGACTTGCCGGATGACGTGCTGGCGCAGCTCGGCCTGCGCATTCAGCATGGCTTGCGCGCCTTCACTGCCAAAGAGCAGAAATCCCTGCGCGCGGTGGCGGACGGCTTCCGGCCTAATCCGGCGTTTGACAGTTTGTCGGTGTTGACTGAACTGGGGATTGGCGAGGCCTTGGTCGGCACGCTGACCGAAAAAGGCACGCCGGAGATGGTCCAGCGCGTGCTGGTGGCGCCACCGCAATCGCGGATCGGGCCGTTGACCGAGACTGAGCGCACGGTGTTGATTGCCGGATCGCCGTTCAAAGGGCGCTATGACAAGCCGATTGATCGGGAATCGGCGTATGAAATTCTGATGGGACGCAAGGGCCTGGCGCCTGAAGCCGAGGCAACCGCAGGCAAGCCTGCGCCTGAAGAGCCGAGCCTGGCCGACAGGGCGGGAGAGTTCCTTGGCACCGCCGCCGGCCAAGCGCTGAAATCCGCCATGCGCCAGGCGGCCAACAATCTGGGCAAACAACTGGTACGCGGCCTTATGGGCTCTTTACTCGGTGGCAGCAAACGCCGCTGA
- a CDS encoding DciA family protein, which translates to MAFRPLTARAPAVLLREAKPLKAILGHAQRLGHLQRLLESQLQPAAREHCHVASWREGSLLLIVTDGHWATRLRYQQKRLQRQLQMFDEFASLTRILFKVQPPTVQRGAAGHTMDLSTEAAATIQATADGITDPGLRAALERLAAHAKDKS; encoded by the coding sequence ATGGCATTCCGCCCTCTTACGGCCAGAGCACCCGCCGTTCTCCTGCGCGAAGCCAAGCCGCTCAAAGCCATCCTCGGCCATGCCCAACGACTGGGTCATTTGCAGCGCCTGCTCGAAAGCCAACTGCAACCTGCCGCCCGCGAACACTGCCATGTCGCCTCGTGGCGCGAAGGCAGTCTGTTGCTGATTGTCACCGACGGCCACTGGGCGACACGCCTGCGCTATCAGCAAAAACGCCTGCAGCGGCAATTGCAGATGTTTGACGAGTTCGCCAGTCTGACGCGGATTCTGTTCAAAGTGCAGCCGCCGACGGTTCAACGCGGGGCAGCCGGGCACACGATGGATTTGTCCACGGAAGCGGCGGCGACGATTCAGGCGACGGCGGACGGGATCACTGATCCGGGGTTGCGTGCGGCGCTGGAGCGACTGGCGGCGCACGCCAAAGACAAGTCCTGA
- the secA gene encoding preprotein translocase subunit SecA has product MFAPLLKKLFGSKNEREVKRMLKTVQLVNAFEEQMVALSDDQLRAKTAEFKARIAKGETLDKLLPEAFAVAREAGKRIMGMRHFDVQLVGGMTLHEGKIAEMRTGEGKTLVATLGVYLNALSGKGVHVVTVNDYLARRDANWMRPLYEFLGLTVGVVTPFQPPEEKRLAYAADITYGTNNEFGFDYLRDNMAFSMEEKFQRELNFAVIDEVDSILIDEARTPLIISGQAEDSSKLYMEINKLIPQLELHVEEVEGEVTKAGHYTVDEKTRQVELNEAGHQFIEDMLTRVGLLAEGESLYSAHNLGLLTHVYAGLRAHKLFNRNIEYIVQDGQVVLVDEHTGRTMPGRRLSEGLHQAIEAKEGLNIQAESQTLASTTFQNYFRLYTKLSGMTGTADTEAFEFHQIYGLEVMVIPPNKPLARKDFNDLVFLTAEEKYAAIVADIKESMAAGRPVLVGTATIETSEHMSALLVKEGIEHKVLNAKFHEKEAEIIAQAGRPGALTIATNMAGRGTDILLGGNWEVEVASLEDPTPEQIAQIKADWQKRHQQVLESGGLQVIASERHESRRIDNQLRGRAGRQGDAGSSRFYLSLEDSLMRIFASDRVKNFMKALGMQPGEAIEHRMVTNAIEKAQRKVEGRNFDIRKQLLEFDDVNNEQRKVIYHMRNTLLAADNIGETIADFRQDVLNATVSAHIPPQSLPEQWDVAGLEASLQSDFGVALPIQQWLDEDDHLYEETLREKLMTELMAAYNEKEDQAGADALRSFEKQIVLRVLDDLWKDHLSTMDHLRHGIHLRGYAQKNPKQEYKRESFTLFSELLDSIKRDSIRVLSHVQVRREDPEAEEQRLRQEAEALAARMQFEHAEAPGLEQPEILGEEVDVALATAPVRNEQKLGRNELCYCGSGKKFKHCHGQIQ; this is encoded by the coding sequence ATGTTTGCGCCTTTGTTAAAGAAACTTTTTGGAAGCAAGAACGAGCGTGAAGTCAAACGCATGCTCAAGACGGTGCAGCTCGTCAATGCCTTCGAAGAGCAAATGGTGGCCCTTTCGGACGATCAATTGCGTGCCAAGACCGCTGAGTTCAAGGCCCGCATCGCCAAAGGGGAAACCCTCGACAAGCTGTTGCCAGAAGCCTTTGCGGTCGCCCGCGAAGCCGGCAAGCGCATCATGGGTATGCGCCACTTCGACGTACAGCTCGTCGGTGGCATGACCTTGCACGAAGGCAAGATCGCCGAAATGCGCACCGGTGAGGGTAAAACCCTCGTAGCGACCCTGGGCGTTTACCTCAACGCACTGTCCGGCAAGGGCGTGCACGTTGTGACGGTGAACGACTACCTGGCGCGTCGTGACGCCAACTGGATGCGTCCGCTGTATGAATTCCTCGGCCTGACCGTCGGCGTCGTGACGCCGTTCCAGCCGCCGGAAGAGAAACGTCTGGCCTACGCCGCCGACATCACCTACGGCACCAACAACGAATTCGGTTTCGACTACCTGCGCGACAACATGGCGTTCAGCATGGAAGAAAAATTCCAGCGCGAACTCAACTTTGCCGTGATCGACGAAGTCGACTCCATTCTCATCGACGAAGCGCGTACCCCGCTGATCATCTCCGGTCAGGCCGAGGACAGCTCCAAGCTGTACATGGAGATCAATAAACTGATCCCGCAGCTGGAACTGCACGTTGAAGAAGTCGAAGGTGAAGTCACCAAGGCTGGCCACTACACCGTTGACGAGAAGACCCGTCAGGTCGAACTCAACGAAGCCGGTCACCAGTTCATCGAAGACATGCTCACCCGCGTCGGCCTGCTGGCGGAAGGCGAGAGCCTGTACTCGGCACACAACCTGGGCCTGCTGACCCACGTGTATGCCGGTCTGCGTGCGCACAAGCTGTTCAATCGCAACATCGAATACATCGTGCAGGACGGCCAGGTCGTACTGGTCGACGAACACACCGGCCGTACCATGCCCGGTCGTCGTCTGTCCGAAGGCCTGCACCAGGCCATCGAAGCCAAGGAAGGTCTGAACATCCAGGCCGAGAGCCAGACCCTGGCCTCGACCACGTTCCAGAACTACTTCCGTCTGTACACCAAGCTGTCCGGCATGACCGGTACCGCCGACACCGAAGCGTTCGAATTCCACCAGATCTATGGTCTGGAAGTCATGGTCATCCCGCCGAACAAACCGTTGGCGCGTAAAGACTTCAACGACCTGGTGTTCCTCACCGCCGAAGAGAAATACGCGGCGATCGTTGCGGACATCAAGGAAAGCATGGCGGCCGGTCGTCCGGTGCTGGTGGGTACTGCCACCATCGAAACCTCCGAGCACATGTCCGCATTGCTGGTGAAGGAAGGCATCGAACACAAGGTTCTCAACGCCAAGTTCCACGAAAAAGAAGCCGAGATCATCGCGCAGGCCGGTCGTCCGGGCGCTCTGACCATCGCCACCAACATGGCCGGTCGTGGTACCGACATCCTGTTGGGCGGTAACTGGGAAGTTGAAGTCGCGTCGCTGGAAGACCCGACCCCTGAGCAGATTGCCCAGATCAAGGCCGACTGGCAGAAGCGTCACCAGCAAGTGCTGGAATCCGGTGGTCTGCAAGTGATTGCTTCCGAGCGTCACGAATCGCGTCGTATCGACAACCAGCTGCGTGGCCGTGCCGGTCGTCAGGGTGACGCTGGTTCCAGCCGCTTCTACCTGTCGCTGGAAGACAGCCTGATGCGTATCTTCGCCTCTGACCGGGTGAAGAACTTCATGAAAGCCCTGGGCATGCAGCCGGGCGAAGCGATCGAGCACCGCATGGTGACCAACGCGATCGAGAAGGCGCAGCGCAAGGTTGAAGGCCGTAACTTCGACATTCGCAAGCAACTGCTCGAGTTCGACGACGTCAACAACGAACAGCGTAAAGTGATCTATCACATGCGTAACACGTTGCTGGCCGCTGACAACATCGGTGAAACCATCGCTGATTTCCGTCAGGACGTGCTCAACGCCACCGTCAGCGCGCACATTCCTCCGCAATCGCTGCCAGAGCAGTGGGACGTGGCCGGTCTGGAAGCCTCGCTGCAGAGCGACTTCGGTGTAGCGTTGCCCATCCAGCAATGGCTCGACGAAGACGATCACCTGTACGAAGAAACCCTGCGCGAGAAGCTCATGACCGAGCTGATGGCGGCGTACAACGAGAAAGAAGACCAGGCCGGTGCCGACGCACTGCGCTCGTTCGAGAAACAAATCGTACTGCGCGTGCTGGACGACCTGTGGAAAGACCACCTGTCGACCATGGATCACCTGCGTCACGGTATCCACTTGCGTGGCTACGCTCAGAAGAACCCGAAGCAGGAATACAAGCGCGAGTCGTTCACGCTGTTCTCCGAGTTGCTCGATTCGATCAAGCGCGACTCGATCCGTGTGCTGTCGCACGTTCAGGTGCGCCGCGAAGATCCGGAAGCCGAAGAGCAACGTCTGCGTCAGGAAGCCGAAGCACTGGCCGCCCGCATGCAGTTCGAACACGCCGAAGCGCCAGGTCTGGAGCAACCGGAAATACTCGGTGAAGAGGTTGATGTCGCCCTCGCCA